One genomic window of Luteitalea pratensis includes the following:
- a CDS encoding aldo/keto reductase produces the protein MQTRRFGRLGWQVSEVGYGMWGMGGWSGSDDAQSLASLDQAVAAGVNFYDTAWAYGDGHSEQLLAQTLRAHDGRKLYVATKVPPKNRKWPGTAETPVSDVFPYEYIVEMTEKSLQNLGVERLDLQQLHVWDDTWAADEGWQRAAEDLKAQGKIEGFGISVNRWQPANVLQALESGKVDAVQVVYNVFDQNPEDELFPAARRLDVAIIARVPFDEGSLTGKMTRDMTFPKNDWRSLYFTPDSLRETLDRVDALQQDVPAGMTLAELALRFILEHPVVSTAIPGMRKASHVAENTSVSDGRRLGEGLMAELRNHRWDRTHVIP, from the coding sequence ATGCAAACGCGGCGCTTCGGGCGACTCGGCTGGCAGGTTTCGGAAGTCGGCTACGGCATGTGGGGCATGGGCGGCTGGAGCGGCAGCGATGACGCGCAGTCACTCGCCTCGCTCGACCAGGCTGTCGCGGCCGGCGTCAACTTCTACGACACGGCGTGGGCGTACGGCGACGGTCACAGCGAACAACTGCTGGCGCAGACGCTGCGTGCGCACGACGGCCGCAAGCTGTACGTGGCGACGAAGGTGCCGCCGAAGAACCGCAAGTGGCCCGGCACCGCAGAGACGCCGGTCTCCGACGTCTTCCCGTACGAGTACATCGTCGAGATGACCGAGAAGAGCCTGCAGAATCTCGGCGTGGAACGGCTCGACCTGCAGCAGCTGCACGTGTGGGACGACACGTGGGCCGCTGACGAGGGCTGGCAGCGCGCGGCGGAGGACCTCAAGGCACAGGGCAAGATCGAGGGCTTCGGCATCAGCGTCAACCGCTGGCAGCCGGCCAATGTGCTCCAGGCGCTCGAGAGCGGCAAGGTGGATGCGGTGCAGGTCGTCTACAACGTGTTCGACCAGAACCCGGAGGACGAACTCTTCCCCGCCGCACGCCGCCTCGACGTCGCGATCATCGCGCGCGTGCCGTTTGACGAAGGCAGCCTCACGGGCAAGATGACCCGCGACATGACCTTCCCCAAGAACGACTGGCGCAGCCTGTACTTCACGCCCGACAGCCTGCGCGAGACGCTCGACCGGGTCGACGCCCTGCAGCAGGACGTGCCGGCCGGGATGACCCTGGCCGAACTCGCGCTGCGGTTCATCCTCGAGCATCCCGTGGTCTCGACGGCGATCCCGGGCATGCGCAAGGCATCGCACGTGGCGGAGAACACGTCGGTCTCCGACGGGCGACGCCTGGGAGAGGGCCTGATGGCCGAACTGCGCAACCACCGGTGGGACCGGACGCACGTCATTCCGTAA
- a CDS encoding ribonuclease H-like domain-containing protein — protein sequence MASSSLSRLREIARGSGPATDAGNATPGEVSKSFRRELSYEPVDDDGLPIDPRIARPDGPGVGLAGARMETTAHGPCVVVDHLFEGDRSHGRVRVHECGAVRLDDTLDLLAGRCLRGAAAPDALPLGPTRLVYFDLETTGLSGGAGMVAFLAGVGEWTADGFRTTQFLLPSFAAERALLHALNAYLGDDAVLVTYNGRTFDVPVMEVRGEMQRVPQVVCSLPHLDMLHAARRLWRMSEEGDRSCRLTHLEESVLGVGRVGDVGGFEIPARYFQFVRGGNAALLEPVLLHNRLDLLSLAALTAHAQRLVCEGREVPPGGSTAFGLGVIYDRGGWVEPALKCYRSAAEDHWQTRDLRRAAARSLARLLRRQRRFEEAAAAWRLVLQLGGRPQLLREAREALAIHHEHRVGQLEEARRHAVAGAEQAIGRGEREQFSRRLARLERKLARGAVRPALWTD from the coding sequence GTGGCCTCGTCGTCGCTGTCCCGTCTGCGCGAGATCGCCCGCGGGTCCGGTCCGGCGACTGACGCCGGTAACGCGACCCCAGGCGAGGTCAGCAAGTCGTTCCGCCGCGAGTTGAGCTACGAGCCGGTGGACGACGATGGGCTGCCCATCGATCCACGGATTGCGCGGCCGGACGGGCCTGGTGTCGGGCTCGCGGGGGCACGCATGGAGACCACCGCGCACGGACCATGCGTTGTCGTCGACCACCTGTTCGAGGGCGATCGCAGTCATGGGCGGGTGCGCGTTCACGAATGCGGCGCCGTCCGTCTCGACGACACGCTCGACCTGCTCGCCGGACGTTGCCTGCGCGGCGCCGCGGCTCCCGATGCGCTGCCCCTGGGGCCGACGCGGTTGGTGTACTTCGACCTCGAAACGACCGGCCTGAGCGGCGGCGCCGGCATGGTGGCCTTCCTTGCCGGCGTGGGCGAGTGGACAGCGGACGGGTTCCGCACCACGCAGTTCCTGTTGCCGTCCTTTGCCGCCGAGCGCGCCCTCCTGCACGCGCTCAATGCCTATCTCGGCGACGATGCGGTTTTGGTGACGTACAACGGCCGGACATTCGACGTGCCGGTGATGGAAGTGCGTGGCGAGATGCAGCGCGTGCCGCAGGTGGTGTGCTCGCTGCCGCACCTCGACATGCTGCACGCGGCGCGGCGGCTGTGGCGCATGTCGGAGGAAGGCGATCGGTCGTGCAGGCTGACGCACCTCGAGGAGTCGGTGCTCGGCGTCGGCCGCGTCGGGGATGTCGGTGGGTTCGAGATCCCTGCCCGTTACTTCCAGTTCGTGCGCGGTGGCAATGCCGCATTGCTCGAACCGGTCCTGTTGCACAACAGGCTCGACCTGTTATCGCTTGCGGCGCTGACGGCACACGCACAGCGGCTGGTCTGCGAAGGTCGGGAAGTCCCGCCGGGCGGGTCCACGGCGTTCGGCCTCGGGGTGATCTACGACCGCGGCGGCTGGGTCGAGCCGGCGTTGAAGTGCTACAGGTCGGCTGCCGAGGATCACTGGCAGACGCGCGATCTCAGGCGAGCGGCGGCGCGCTCACTGGCGCGCTTGCTGCGGCGGCAACGACGGTTCGAGGAAGCGGCGGCGGCCTGGCGGCTGGTCCTCCAACTCGGTGGGCGACCGCAACTGCTCCGCGAGGCACGGGAAGCGCTGGCTATCCATCACGAACACCGCGTTGGACAACTGGAAGAGGCGCGACGACATGCCGTCGCGGGAGCGGAGCAGGCGATCGGGCGGGGAGAGCGGGAGCAGTTCAGCCGTCGCCTGGCCAGGCTCGAGCGGAAACTCGCGCGCGGCGCCGTGCGGCCGGCGCTGTGGACTGACTGA
- a CDS encoding GTP-binding protein: protein MSATDLPREPVPQLALVGRSNAGKSTLINAITGSRVARTSAAAGKTRELNVYAVEYGHRDLKRLFLVDLPGYGYARGGDVSANEFAGLTTMYFGRPAPGTGIPGDDAGYGPTGALLIVDARHPGLAQDLNAWAWLSTQDLAIGVIVAKIDKLSRTERVRNVHAWETSLNAPVTPVSALTGEGLENLWTTIVRLLTHP, encoded by the coding sequence ATGAGCGCCACGGACCTGCCGCGCGAGCCCGTGCCGCAGTTGGCCCTCGTGGGTCGCTCGAACGCGGGCAAGTCGACGCTGATCAACGCGATCACCGGGTCCCGCGTGGCCCGGACGAGCGCGGCGGCCGGCAAGACGCGGGAGTTGAACGTGTATGCGGTGGAGTATGGACACCGCGACCTGAAGCGCCTGTTCCTGGTCGACCTGCCGGGATACGGGTACGCGAGGGGCGGGGATGTCTCGGCCAACGAATTCGCCGGGCTCACCACCATGTACTTCGGCCGGCCTGCGCCGGGCACCGGGATTCCCGGCGACGACGCAGGATACGGCCCGACGGGCGCGCTGCTCATTGTCGACGCGCGTCATCCGGGGCTGGCCCAGGACCTCAACGCCTGGGCATGGCTCTCCACGCAGGACCTGGCGATCGGTGTCATCGTCGCCAAGATTGACAAGTTGTCGCGCACCGAACGAGTGCGCAATGTGCACGCATGGGAAACATCGCTGAACGCCCCGGTAACGCCAGTGTCGGCGCTCACCGGCGAAGGACTGGAAAACCTGTGGACCACAATCGTCCGCCTGCTGACGCACCCGTAG
- the rpmE gene encoding 50S ribosomal protein L31, producing MKPAIHPEYHEVEARCACGATWKAHSTKKELHLEICSNCHPFFTGRQKLVDTEGRVQRFTRKFGATTVAARKAAADKSKKGASA from the coding sequence ATGAAGCCAGCAATCCATCCCGAGTACCACGAGGTCGAGGCCCGGTGCGCCTGTGGCGCCACCTGGAAGGCACACTCGACGAAGAAGGAACTGCACCTTGAGATCTGCAGCAACTGCCACCCGTTCTTCACGGGCCGTCAGAAGCTGGTGGACACCGAGGGCCGTGTGCAGCGTTTCACCCGCAAGTTCGGTGCGACGACGGTGGCAGCCCGCAAGGCTGCGGCCGACAAGTCGAAGAAGGGCGCGTCCGCCTAA
- the rho gene encoding transcription termination factor Rho: MGNIAERPGNASVGAHRRRTGKPVDHNRPPADAPVEAPPPMDAPTQAPPPQASQPAPPAHAGPRPQQQHRQSQGRQQEGRQHGRQGGGREGRENRRNENRHSQPHPPGHRPAPEEDIEVIEARMGKSDAEVVNLSALKEMSVQELTQVAKDLDIPGATGLRKQDLIFEILRGRAEKSGMLFSEGVLEVLPDGFGFLRAPDYNYLAGPDDVYVSPSQIRKFDLHTGDTVSGQIRPPKEGERYFALIKVEAVNFEPPERTREKIFFENLTPLYPQERITLETNGDNLSARVLDLMTPIGKGQRGLIVAPPRTGKTMLLQNIANSVTANHPEVYLIVLLIDERPEEVTDMQRSVRGEVISSTFDEPAQRHVQVAEMVIEKAKRLVEHKKDVVILLDSITRLARAYNTVVPPSGKVLTGGVDSNALQRPKRFFGAARNIEEGGSLTIIATALIDTGSRMDEVIFEEFKGTGNMEIHLDRKLTDRRVFPAIDITKSGTRKEELLIPKEDLNRIWVLRKVITPLSATEAMELLLGKMGKTKSNSEFLGAMSGGK, encoded by the coding sequence ATGGGAAACATCGCTGAACGCCCCGGTAACGCCAGTGTCGGCGCTCACCGGCGAAGGACTGGAAAACCTGTGGACCACAATCGTCCGCCTGCTGACGCACCCGTAGAGGCACCCCCGCCTATGGACGCCCCCACCCAGGCCCCCCCGCCTCAGGCTTCGCAGCCTGCCCCGCCCGCCCACGCCGGACCACGGCCCCAGCAGCAGCACCGCCAGTCACAGGGGCGCCAGCAGGAAGGTCGCCAGCACGGCAGGCAAGGTGGCGGCCGCGAGGGCCGCGAGAACCGTCGCAACGAGAACCGACACTCGCAGCCGCACCCGCCGGGGCATCGGCCCGCGCCCGAGGAGGACATCGAGGTGATCGAGGCCCGCATGGGCAAGTCCGACGCCGAGGTGGTGAACCTCTCCGCGCTCAAGGAAATGAGCGTGCAAGAGCTCACGCAGGTGGCCAAGGACCTCGACATCCCCGGCGCGACCGGGCTGCGCAAGCAGGATCTGATCTTCGAGATCCTCCGCGGCCGGGCCGAGAAGAGCGGGATGCTCTTCTCCGAGGGCGTGCTCGAGGTGCTGCCGGACGGCTTCGGCTTCCTGCGCGCGCCGGACTACAACTACCTGGCTGGCCCCGACGACGTGTACGTGTCGCCGTCTCAAATCCGCAAGTTCGACCTGCACACGGGCGACACGGTCAGCGGACAGATCCGCCCGCCGAAGGAAGGCGAACGCTACTTCGCGCTGATCAAGGTCGAGGCCGTCAACTTCGAGCCGCCCGAGCGTACGCGCGAGAAGATCTTCTTCGAGAACCTGACGCCGCTCTACCCGCAGGAGCGCATCACGCTCGAGACCAACGGCGACAACCTGTCGGCCCGCGTCCTCGACCTGATGACGCCGATCGGCAAGGGCCAGCGCGGCCTGATCGTCGCGCCGCCGCGCACCGGCAAGACGATGCTGCTGCAGAACATCGCCAACAGCGTCACCGCGAACCACCCCGAGGTGTACCTCATCGTGTTGCTCATCGACGAGCGCCCGGAAGAGGTCACAGACATGCAGCGTTCGGTCCGTGGCGAGGTGATCTCGTCGACGTTCGACGAGCCGGCACAGCGCCACGTGCAGGTCGCCGAGATGGTCATCGAGAAGGCCAAGCGCCTGGTCGAGCACAAGAAGGACGTGGTCATCCTGCTCGACTCGATCACGCGTCTCGCGCGCGCCTACAACACCGTGGTGCCGCCGTCGGGCAAGGTGCTCACGGGCGGCGTCGACTCCAACGCGCTGCAGCGCCCGAAGCGCTTCTTCGGCGCCGCGCGCAACATCGAGGAAGGCGGATCGCTGACGATCATCGCGACCGCGCTCATCGATACCGGGTCACGCATGGACGAAGTGATCTTCGAGGAGTTCAAGGGCACGGGCAACATGGAAATCCACCTCGATCGCAAGCTGACCGATCGTCGTGTCTTCCCCGCCATCGACATCACCAAGAGCGGCACGCGCAAGGAGGAACTCCTCATCCCGAAGGAGGACCTCAACCGCATCTGGGTGCTCCGCAAGGTCATCACTCCCCTCTCGGCCACCGAGGCGATGGAACTCCTGCTCGGCAAGATGGGCAAGACCAAGTCGAACAGCGAATTCCTGGGCGCAATGTCAGGCGGCAAATAA
- the lon gene encoding endopeptidase La: MEVFETLPIVPLRDVVVFPHMMMPFVIGRPSSIRALEHALGKDKRIFLAAQHDAATDDPQPADIYTMGCVANIVQSLKLPDGNIKVLVEGVDRGRAVEWKEDKGFFRVVVKVIARQRETAGEVEATMTRVVSLFEQYVKLSNNLHYDAMIAAVRVDDPARLADTIAAHMLVGIEEKQNLLEIVSPLERLNRIASVLEVEVDKLQVDRRIQSRVKKQMEKAQKEYYLNEKMKAIQKELGRKEDKGNEIEDLKKKIEDGRMPKDVEEKAMQELRRLEAMPPMSAEATVSRNYLDWLIAVPWQKKSKESRDLKRAEEILHQDHHGLEKIKDRILEFLAVRTLVKKPKSTILTFAGPPGVGKTSLAKSIAKATNRKFVRLSLGGVRDEAEIRGHRRTYIGAFPGQVIQMMKKAGTMNPVFLLDEVDKMSMDFRGDPSAALLEVLDPEQNNAFLDHYLDVEYDLSNVMFICTANVLHTIPQALRDRMEVLQLAGYTEQEKVEIARRFLAPKAVENAGLTDKNITFTEDALRTIIQRYTREAGVRNLEREISSVCRKVARRVVVDGAQYYEEVTSERVTQHLGVPRFRATMTEEVSEIGLATGLAWTEVGGEILVTEATLMPGKGKLTLTGKLGDVMQESAQAAMSFVRSRVDAYGLPTDFYKTMDVHVHVPEGAIPKDGPSAGITMATAMISALAKLPVRRDVAMTGEITLRGKILPIGGVKEKVLAAHRAGVKTIILPKDNEKDLADIPKNVLDMLDVYMVEAMDEVLKIALEGPLPPAIPASTEAAVEPAVSDDAITH, from the coding sequence ATGGAAGTCTTCGAAACCCTCCCGATCGTCCCGCTGCGCGATGTCGTCGTGTTTCCACACATGATGATGCCGTTCGTGATCGGGCGTCCCTCGTCCATCCGGGCGCTGGAGCATGCCCTCGGCAAGGACAAGCGCATCTTCCTGGCGGCCCAGCACGACGCCGCCACCGACGATCCCCAGCCGGCCGACATCTACACGATGGGCTGCGTGGCCAACATCGTCCAGAGCCTGAAGCTGCCCGACGGCAACATCAAGGTGCTGGTCGAGGGCGTGGACCGCGGTCGCGCCGTCGAGTGGAAGGAAGACAAGGGCTTCTTCCGCGTCGTCGTCAAGGTCATCGCCAGGCAGCGGGAGACCGCCGGCGAGGTCGAGGCGACCATGACCCGCGTCGTGTCGCTGTTCGAGCAGTACGTGAAGCTCTCGAACAACCTGCACTACGACGCCATGATCGCCGCCGTGCGGGTGGACGACCCGGCACGGCTGGCCGACACGATTGCCGCCCACATGCTGGTGGGCATCGAGGAGAAGCAGAACCTCCTCGAGATCGTGTCGCCGCTCGAGCGCCTGAACCGCATCGCATCGGTGCTCGAAGTCGAGGTCGACAAGCTCCAGGTGGACCGCCGGATCCAGTCTCGCGTGAAGAAACAGATGGAGAAGGCCCAGAAGGAGTACTACCTCAACGAGAAGATGAAGGCGATCCAGAAGGAACTGGGCCGCAAGGAAGACAAGGGCAACGAGATCGAGGACCTCAAGAAGAAGATTGAGGACGGTCGGATGCCCAAGGACGTCGAGGAGAAGGCGATGCAGGAACTGCGTCGCCTCGAGGCGATGCCGCCGATGTCGGCCGAGGCCACCGTCTCGCGCAACTACCTCGACTGGCTGATCGCGGTACCGTGGCAGAAGAAGTCGAAGGAGAGCCGGGACCTCAAGCGGGCCGAGGAGATCCTGCACCAGGACCACCACGGCCTCGAGAAGATCAAGGACCGCATCCTCGAGTTCCTCGCGGTGCGTACGCTGGTCAAGAAGCCGAAGAGCACCATCCTGACGTTCGCGGGGCCTCCGGGCGTCGGCAAGACGTCGCTCGCCAAGTCGATCGCCAAGGCGACCAACCGCAAGTTCGTCCGCCTGTCGCTCGGCGGCGTGCGTGACGAGGCCGAGATCCGCGGCCACCGCCGCACCTACATCGGCGCGTTCCCCGGCCAGGTCATCCAGATGATGAAGAAGGCCGGCACGATGAACCCGGTCTTCCTGCTCGACGAAGTCGACAAGATGTCGATGGACTTCCGTGGCGATCCGTCGGCGGCGTTGCTCGAAGTGCTCGATCCCGAGCAGAACAACGCGTTCCTGGATCACTACCTGGACGTCGAGTACGACCTGTCAAACGTGATGTTCATCTGCACGGCCAACGTGCTGCACACGATCCCGCAGGCGCTGCGCGACCGCATGGAAGTGCTGCAGCTGGCTGGCTACACCGAGCAGGAAAAGGTGGAGATCGCGCGGCGGTTCCTGGCCCCCAAGGCGGTCGAGAACGCCGGGCTCACCGACAAGAACATCACCTTCACCGAGGACGCGCTGCGCACGATCATCCAGCGCTACACGCGTGAGGCGGGTGTCCGCAACCTCGAGCGCGAGATATCGTCGGTGTGCCGCAAGGTCGCGCGGCGCGTCGTCGTCGACGGCGCGCAGTACTACGAGGAGGTCACGTCCGAGCGCGTGACGCAGCACCTCGGCGTGCCCCGCTTCCGCGCCACGATGACCGAGGAGGTCAGCGAGATCGGCCTGGCGACGGGCCTGGCCTGGACGGAAGTCGGCGGCGAGATCCTCGTCACCGAGGCAACGCTGATGCCAGGCAAGGGCAAGCTCACGCTCACCGGCAAGCTCGGTGACGTGATGCAGGAGTCGGCGCAGGCGGCGATGAGCTTCGTGCGATCGCGCGTCGATGCGTACGGCCTGCCGACCGATTTCTACAAGACGATGGACGTGCACGTGCACGTGCCCGAGGGCGCAATCCCGAAGGACGGCCCGTCGGCGGGCATCACGATGGCCACGGCGATGATCTCGGCGCTGGCGAAGCTCCCGGTACGTCGCGACGTGGCGATGACCGGAGAGATCACCCTGCGTGGCAAGATTCTGCCGATCGGCGGCGTGAAGGAGAAGGTGCTGGCCGCCCACCGGGCAGGGGTCAAGACGATCATCCTGCCCAAGGACAACGAGAAGGACCTGGCCGACATCCCGAAGAACGTGCTCGACATGCTCGACGTCTACATGGTCGAGGCAATGGACGAAGTGTTGAAGATCGCGCTCGAGGGCCCGTTGCCGCCGGCCATTCCGGCATCGACGGAGGCTGCCGTCGAGCCCGCAGTCAGTGACGACGCCATCACGCATTGA
- a CDS encoding PEP-CTERM sorting domain-containing protein, with the protein MFRHAFFALTLTVFAGMPLRADTVVIGSYSPYGPLYSASSAPFESFEWTPLDFAAFSAYGGDFANVRRPVAPVTFFEDPMTPPDAQGPEDEQVNLRLRTSLFFEELPAGMTQDFHEELPADVSEAAPSIPEPGALVLVGLGLLGLSRRVRAYYTR; encoded by the coding sequence ATGTTTCGACACGCATTCTTCGCGTTGACCCTGACCGTTTTCGCCGGAATGCCCCTTCGGGCGGACACGGTCGTCATCGGGTCGTATTCGCCGTACGGGCCGTTGTACTCGGCATCGTCGGCGCCGTTCGAGTCGTTCGAATGGACGCCGCTCGACTTTGCGGCTTTTTCCGCCTATGGAGGTGACTTCGCCAACGTGCGTCGTCCCGTGGCGCCGGTGACGTTCTTCGAAGACCCGATGACGCCTCCCGACGCCCAGGGTCCCGAGGACGAGCAGGTCAACCTTCGGTTACGCACCTCGCTGTTCTTCGAGGAACTGCCCGCCGGCATGACGCAGGACTTCCACGAGGAACTGCCCGCCGACGTGTCCGAGGCGGCGCCGTCGATCCCGGAGCCCGGCGCGTTGGTGCTCGTCGGCCTGGGGTTGCTGGGGCTCTCGCGTCGCGTCCGCGCCTATTACACGCGCTGA
- a CDS encoding DEAD/DEAH box helicase: MSGTLARLSGNKDQALQDALGHLAPDARAVSALPGPDLSPGTHIQVSGDKVVTAVRHIPAQAARYAPWPPDVDARLIDALATRGIDQPYTHQAEAIGHALAGRHVVVVTPTASGKTLCYNGAVLSTVLREPGARALYLFPTKALAQDQLAELQGLAQIVGAAAQREIGVFTYDGDTPADARRAIRARANVVLSNPDMLHAGVLPHHPRWARLFENLRYVVIDELHAYRGVFGSHLANVLRRLQRICRHYGSNPTFICTSATIANPKALAERLTEQPFEHVVESGAPRGEKFFVLLNPPVVNQALGIRRSYLSEARRVALEFLRRNLQLIVFAQSRLATEILTTYLKDAFPGPPGATEAVRGYRGGYLPLRRREIERGLREGDVRAVVSTNALELGIDIGALDVCVMAGYPGTIASTWQRAGRAGRRSGRSAAVLVASSAPLDQFIVRHPTYFFDASPEHALINPENLHVLLNHVKCAAFELPFQEGERFGRTPVSTDEVLQVLGEEGFVHAADGQWNWTHESYPADAVSLRAVTSDNYVIVDVTEGSRVIGETDYTSALSTLHEKAIYILEGALFQVERLDIEGRKAYVRSVECDYYTDAITYTKVNVLDVAETSLGEIGDGYRVPGTVNRELTDDGRAADDDGRAGSQSPAVNNADRAGLPSRADADVDVTQMAAFGERALPAQDDSGPFVPQPNRSARSHGDVHVVSRVVGFKKIRFYTNENVGSGDLDLPEQQMHTTAYWLTVPRAVLLDVPYAPDDRRDGVSGLAHAMLSIAQLLLMCDRRDLGVSIDTGTGEASVGGRPTAPATGDADAHVYLYDNYPGGIGFSAPLFGMHTPLLAQTQQLIASCPCAIGCPSCVGPVGDIGPRAKHVALDLLSRLQAASAAPGDEVPF, translated from the coding sequence ATGTCCGGCACGCTGGCGCGCCTCTCCGGGAACAAGGATCAGGCGCTGCAGGACGCGCTCGGGCACCTCGCGCCTGACGCCCGAGCGGTCTCGGCGCTGCCAGGGCCCGACCTCTCGCCAGGCACTCACATACAGGTCAGCGGCGACAAGGTCGTCACCGCGGTCCGTCACATCCCCGCCCAGGCGGCGCGATACGCGCCCTGGCCTCCCGATGTCGACGCCCGCCTGATCGACGCGCTCGCTACGCGCGGCATCGACCAGCCCTACACGCACCAGGCCGAGGCGATCGGCCATGCCCTGGCGGGCCGGCACGTTGTCGTCGTCACGCCGACAGCATCTGGCAAGACGCTGTGCTACAACGGCGCCGTCCTCAGCACCGTGCTGCGGGAGCCGGGTGCGCGCGCCCTGTACCTGTTCCCGACCAAGGCCCTCGCCCAGGACCAGTTGGCGGAATTGCAGGGACTGGCCCAGATCGTCGGCGCGGCCGCGCAACGCGAAATCGGCGTGTTCACCTACGACGGCGACACGCCGGCCGACGCACGACGCGCGATCAGGGCGCGCGCCAACGTCGTGCTCAGCAACCCCGACATGCTGCATGCCGGCGTCCTGCCGCACCATCCGCGGTGGGCACGCCTGTTCGAGAACCTCCGCTACGTCGTCATCGACGAACTGCATGCGTACCGCGGCGTGTTCGGCAGCCACCTGGCCAACGTCCTGCGGCGGTTGCAGCGCATTTGCCGGCACTACGGGTCGAATCCGACGTTCATCTGCACGTCGGCCACGATCGCCAATCCGAAGGCGCTGGCCGAGCGACTCACCGAGCAGCCGTTCGAACACGTCGTCGAGAGTGGTGCCCCGAGGGGCGAGAAGTTCTTCGTGCTGTTGAACCCGCCGGTCGTCAACCAGGCGCTGGGGATCCGCCGTTCGTACCTCTCGGAAGCGCGGCGCGTCGCCCTCGAGTTCCTGCGCCGGAACCTGCAGCTGATCGTGTTCGCGCAGAGCCGGCTCGCGACCGAGATCCTGACGACATACCTGAAGGACGCCTTTCCCGGGCCGCCGGGGGCGACCGAGGCGGTGCGCGGCTATCGCGGCGGGTACCTGCCGTTGCGGCGGCGCGAGATCGAGCGTGGGCTGCGTGAAGGCGACGTGCGCGCCGTGGTCTCGACCAACGCACTCGAACTGGGCATCGACATCGGCGCGCTCGACGTCTGCGTGATGGCGGGCTACCCGGGCACGATTGCCTCCACGTGGCAGCGGGCGGGACGTGCGGGCCGCCGCTCCGGCCGATCGGCGGCGGTGCTCGTCGCCTCGAGCGCTCCCCTCGATCAGTTCATCGTCCGCCACCCGACGTACTTCTTCGATGCGTCGCCCGAGCACGCGCTGATCAATCCCGAGAACCTGCACGTGTTGCTGAATCACGTGAAGTGCGCGGCCTTCGAACTGCCGTTCCAGGAGGGCGAGCGCTTCGGCAGGACACCCGTGAGCACCGACGAGGTGCTGCAGGTGCTCGGTGAGGAAGGGTTCGTCCACGCGGCCGATGGCCAGTGGAACTGGACGCACGAGTCCTATCCGGCCGATGCGGTCAGTTTGCGCGCCGTCACGTCTGACAACTACGTGATCGTCGATGTCACCGAGGGCTCGCGCGTGATCGGCGAGACCGACTACACGAGCGCGCTCTCGACGCTGCACGAGAAGGCCATCTACATCCTCGAAGGGGCGCTGTTCCAGGTCGAGCGGCTCGACATCGAGGGACGCAAGGCGTACGTGCGCAGCGTCGAGTGCGACTACTACACGGATGCAATCACGTACACCAAGGTGAACGTGCTGGACGTGGCCGAGACGAGCCTCGGCGAGATCGGTGACGGGTACCGGGTACCGGGAACCGTGAACCGCGAACTTACCGACGATGGCAGGGCCGCGGACGACGATGGTAGGGCCGGCTCTCAGAGCCCGGCCGTTAACAACGCGGACAGGGCCGGTTTGCCCAGCCGGGCCGACGCCGATGTCGACGTTACGCAGATGGCCGCGTTCGGAGAACGGGCCCTACCTGCCCAGGACGACTCCGGGCCCTTCGTGCCGCAGCCCAATCGCTCTGCGCGATCGCACGGCGACGTCCATGTCGTGTCGCGCGTCGTCGGCTTCAAGAAAATTCGCTTCTACACCAACGAGAACGTCGGCTCGGGTGACCTCGATCTGCCCGAACAGCAGATGCACACGACGGCGTACTGGCTCACCGTGCCGCGCGCCGTACTGCTCGACGTGCCGTATGCGCCCGACGACCGGCGTGACGGCGTGAGTGGCCTTGCGCACGCGATGCTCTCGATCGCGCAGTTGCTGTTGATGTGCGACCGGCGCGACCTCGGCGTCTCGATCGACACCGGCACTGGCGAGGCCTCCGTGGGCGGCCGTCCGACCGCGCCCGCGACCGGCGACGCAGACGCGCACGTATACCTCTACGACAACTACCCCGGCGGCATCGGCTTCAGCGCCCCCCTGTTCGGCATGCACACGCCGCTGCTGGCGCAGACGCAGCAGCTGATCGCGAGTTGTCCATGCGCGATCGGCTGTCCCTCGTGCGTGGGTCCGGTCGGCGACATCGGGCCACGAGCCAAGCACGTGGCCCTCGATCTGCTGTCGCGCCTGCAGGCCGCCTCCGCCGCACCGGGTGACGAGGTGCCCTTCTAG